A single region of the Garra rufa chromosome 6, GarRuf1.0, whole genome shotgun sequence genome encodes:
- the LOC141336091 gene encoding NLR family CARD domain-containing protein 3-like codes for MDEKKSSIASKMNLCEEKEEERIRKVPSPKPTCVSMKSDKSIIQPPVLSDGAVIFDARSRGAASPEPSFVSIKSNKSIIQPPVLSIGAVTSDPRQHETEASLLEMTAKLQKQVADNLQRVKVKHKTSMRNKYERLFEGNKLQENKTLLNSVYTQLYIIDGESEGVNEEHEVLQMEKMAKTQHSQDTPIYCNDIFKASPEPGCKVKDQIKTVLTKGIAGIGKTISVQKFILDWAEGKANQDVDFMFVLPFRELNLIRDHQYSLHRLLLDFHPELQDLDSKIYEECKVVFIFDGLDESRITLMFSDDQKVCHATETSSVGVLMSNLMKGELLPSALIWITSRPAAANQIPSKYINRLTEIQGFNEPQKEEYFRKRIRDQHQASRIISHIRRARSLHIMCHIPVFCWISSTVLQKLLKEKSAEIPQTLTEMYIHFLLIQINMRNQKYEERDPEKLLQSDREVIVKLAEVAFKQLMKGNVMFYEEDLIESGIDVTETSVYSGICTEIFKEESVIHQRKVYSFIHLSIQEFLAAFYVFYFHISSNTEALLDSLHCLYKRAVDKALESDNGHLDLFLRFLLGISLESNQRLLQDLLTHTENSSESIRRTTQYIKDKIKDGHGLSTERSINLFLCLLEVKDQTLSREIQEFVKSDKHSEKKLSPAHCSTIAYMLQMSEEVLDELDLKKYNTSDDGRRRLIPAVNNCRRALLAGCNLTAQDCGIVSSALQSSFYVLKELDLSNNDLQDSGVKSISHGLKSPNCQLEILRLSGCMVTEEGCGYLSSALSSNPSHLRELDLSYNYPGESGVQLLKHKLEDPNYKLEILNLDHGGCFRITPGLRKYACDLTLDPNTAHTQLILSEGNRKIKYMKDRQPYPDHPERFAVIPQVLCVESLSGRCYWEAEWGSREVEQGSWTRIAAAYRGISRKDGTVTKFGYNDKSWSLFCNSNGFAYWHNNVSKNIKTNAPKSNRVGVYLDWSAGSLSFYSVSDKHTLTHLHTFNTTFTEPLYAGFKVFGSSLSLCQI; via the exons ATGGATGAAAAGAAAAGCAGCATTGCCTCTAAAATGAATCTCTGTGAAGAGAAAGAGGAGGAGAGAATTCGAAAAGTTCCATCTCCAAAACCCacctgtgtgtctatgaagagcgACAAATCCATTATTCAGCCCCCTGTTCTCAGTGATGGAGCAGTGATCTTTGACGCCAG GAGTCGGGGAGCAGCATCTCCAGAACCCAGCTTTGTGTCTATAAAGAGTAACAAATCCATTATTCAGCCCCCTGTTCTCAGTATTGGAGCAGTGACCTCTGACCCAAGACAGCATGAAACAGAAGCATCCCTGTTGGAGATGACTGCAAAACTGCAGAAACAAGTAGCTGATAATCTACAGAGAGTCAAAGTCAAACACAAAACCAGCATGAGGAACAAGTATGAGAGATTATTTGAGGGAAACAAACTCCAGGAGAATAAAACTCTCCTGAACAGCGTCTACACACAGCTCTACATCATAGACGGAGAgagtgaaggagtgaatgaagaaCATGAGGTTTTACAGATGGAGAAAATGGCCAAAACACAACACTCACAAGACACTCCGATCTAttgcaatgacatctttaaagCCTCACCTGAACCAGGATGCAAGGTGAAAGACCAAATCAAGACTGTTCTTACTAAAGGCATCGCTGGAATCGGAAAAACcatctctgtgcagaagttcattctggactgggccgagggaaaagccaatcaggatgtagatttcatgtttgtgcttccatttcgagagctgaacttgatccgagatcatcagtacagtcttcacagacttctgctggactttcatcctgaacttcaagatctggactcaaagatttatgaggagtgtaaagttgtgttcatctttgatggtctggatgaaagcAGAATCACACTGATGTTTTCAGATGATCAGAAAGTTTGTCATGCGACTGAGACTTCATCAGTGGGTGTGTTGATGTCAAACCTCATGAAAGGAGaactgcttccctctgctctcatctggatcacctccagaccagcagcagccaatcagatcccttccaaatacatcaaccgtctgacagaaattcagggattcaatgaacctcagaaggaggaatacttcaggaagagaatcagagaccagcatcaagccagcagaatcatctcacacatcagaagagcaagaagcctccacatcatgtgccacatccccgtcttctgctggatctcatcCACTGTGCTTCAGAAGCTCCTGAAAGAAAAGAGTGCAGAAATCCCTCAAACtctgactgaaatgtacatccacttcctgctgattcagatcaacatgaggaaccagaagtaTGAAGAGAGAGATCCAGAGAAACTCCTGCAGTCCGACAGAGAAGTGATTGTGAAACTTGCTGAAGTGGCTTTCAAACAGCTGATGAAGGGCAATGTGATgttctatgaggaggacctgaTTGAGAGCGGCATAGACGTCACTGAAACCTCAGTGTATTCTGGGATTTGCACTGAGATCTTTAAGGAGGAATCTGTGATTCATCAGAGGAAAGTCTACAGCTTCATTCATCTGAGCATTCAGGAGTTTCTTGCTGCTTTCTATGTGTTTTACTTCCACATAAGCAGCAATACAGAAGCATTATTAGATTCACTCCATTGCTTATACAAAAGAGCAGTAGATAAAGCCCTTGAGAGTGATAATGGACACCTGGACCTGTTCCTGCGGTTCCTGCTGGGCATCTCACTGGAGTCCAATCAGAGACTCTTACAGGATCTACTGACACACACAGAGAACAGCTCAGAGAGCATCAGGAGAACCACACAGTACATTAAAGACAAGATCAAAGATGGACATGGACTCTCCACTGaaagatccatcaatctgttcctctGTCTGCTGGAAGTGAAAGATCAGACTCTGTCCAGAGAGATTCAGGAGTTTGTGAAATCAGACAAACACTCAGAGAAGAAACTCTCTCCTGCTCACTGCTCAACAATCGCCTACATGCTTCAGATGTCAGAGGAGGTGCTGGATGAGCTGGATCTCAAGAAATACAACACATCAGATGATGGGAGAAGAAGACTGATACCAGCTGTGAACAACTGCAGAAGAGCTCT TCTTGCTGGCTGTAATCTCACTGCTCAGGATTGTGGAATTGTGTCATCAGCTCTACAATCCTCATTCTATGTCCTAAaagagctggatctgagtaacaatgacctgcaggattctggagtgaagaGTATTTCTCATGGACTGAAAAGTCCAAAttgtcagctggagatactgag GTTGTCaggctgtatggtgacagaggaaggctgtggttatttgtcttcagctctgagttcaaacccctcacacctgagagagctggatctgagctacaattaCCCAGGAGAATCAGGAGTCCAGCTGCTCAAACACAAACTGGAGGATCCAAACTATAAACTAGAGATACTCAA TTTGGATCATGGAGGATGCTTCAGAATCACACCAGGACTACGAAAAT ATGCCTGTGAtctcacactggatccaaacacCGCACACACTCAACTCATCCTGTCTGAGGGAAACCGTAAGATCAAATACATGAAAGATCGTCAaccgtatcctgatcatccagagagATTTGCTGTTATTCCTCAGGTTCTGTGTGTTGAGAGTCTgtctggacgctgttactgggaggctGAATGGGGCTCAAGGGAGGTTGAACAGGGCTCTTGGACTCGTATTGCAGCGGCCTATAGAGGAATCAGCAGGAAAGATGGGACTGTCACTAAGTTTGGATACAATGACAAATCCTGGAGTCTTTTTTGCAATAGTAATGGATTTGCTTATTGGCACAATAATGTGagcaaaaacataaaaactaaTGCACCAAAATCTAATAGAGTAGGTGTCTATCTGGACTGGTCAGCCGGatctctgtccttctacagtgtctctgacaaacacacactcacacacttacacacattcaaCACCACATTCACTGAACCCCTCTATGCTGGATTTAAGGTGTTTGGTTCTTCACTGTCTCTGTGTCAGATTTAA
- the LOC141336273 gene encoding LOW QUALITY PROTEIN: stonustoxin subunit alpha (The sequence of the model RefSeq protein was modified relative to this genomic sequence to represent the inferred CDS: deleted 2 bases in 1 codon) — MLMPFRFSGCNLTNQSCKIVASVLQSSNSVLRELDLSNSDLQDSGVKLLSDGLKNPNCQLKILRFGFHLYVDSFINACDLTLDPNTANNQLILSENNRKIVCERSSAYPDHPERFADNPQVLCRESLSGRCYWEVEWGSKGVEQGSWARIAVAYEGISRKDGTVCKFGYNDKSWCLFCTSNGFVVWHNNKSTNIKTNAPQSNRVGVYVDVSAGSLSFYSVSDKNTHLHTFNTTFTEPLYAGFKVFESSLSLCQI; from the exons ATGCTCATGCCTTTCAGGTTTTCTGGCTGTAATCTCACCAATCAGTCATGTAAAATTGTGGCATCAGTTCTACAGTCCTCAAACTctgtcctgagagagctggatctgagtaacAGTGACCTGCAGGACTCTGGTGTGAAGCTGCTCTCTGATGGACTGAAGAATCCAAATTGTCAGCTGAAGATACTGAGGTTTGGCTTTCATTTATATGTTGATAGTTTCATAA ATGCCTGTGAtctcacactggatccaaacacagcaaacaatCAACTCATCCTGTCTGAGAACAACAGAAAGATC GTATGTGAAAGATCATCagcgtatcctgatcatccagagagATTTGCTGATAATCCTCAGGTTCTGTGTCGAGAGAGTCTGTCTGGTCGCTGTTACTGGGAGGTTGAATGGGGCTCAAAGGGGGTTGAACAGGGCTCTTGGGCTCGTATAGCAGTGGCCTATGAAGGAATCAGCAGGAAAGATGGGACTGTCTGTAAGTTTGGATACAATGACAAATCCTGGTGTCTTTTCTGCACTAGTAATGGATTTGTTGTCTGGCACAATAATAAGAGCACAAACATAAAAACCAATGCACCACAATCTAAtagagtaggagtgtatgtggacgtGTCAGCCGGatctctgtccttctacagcgtctctgacaaaaacacacacttgCACACATTCAACACCACTTTCACTGAACCCCTCTATGCTGGGTTTAAGGTGTTTGAATCCTCACTGTCTCTGTGTCAGATTTAA
- the LOC141336114 gene encoding NLR family CARD domain-containing protein 3-like — MSLSEKTEEGCSQSQTSPEHSCVHVNRDRSISLSANFEDEAEAIDPIVENENQTANQQQHFHQPVIDDLKRVKEQYKTSMKKKYERLFEGNKLQENQTLLNRIYTQLYIIEGESEGVNEEHEVLQMEKTARTKHSQDTPIYCNDIFKASSEPGYEEKDQIKTVLTKGIAGIGKTVSVQKFILDWAEGKANPYVDFMFVLSFRELNLIRDHQYSLHRLLLDFHPELQDLDSKIYEECKVVFIFDGLDESRITLMFSDDQKVCDVSESSSVGVLMSNLMKGDLLPSALIWITSRPAAANQIPSKYINRLTEIQGFNEHQKEEYFRKRISDQHQASRIISHIRRARSLHIMCHIPVFCWISSTVLQKILKEKSAEIPQTLTEMYIHFLLIQINMRNQKYEERDPEKLLQSNRKVIVKLAEVAFNQLMKGNVMFYEEDLIDSGIDLTDASLYSGICTEIFKEESLIYQKKVYSFIHPSVQEFLAAFYVFYFHISSNTEALLDSLHCLYKRAVDKAVESEKGHLDLFLRFLLGVSLESNQRLLQDLLTHTENSSESIRRTTQYIKEKIKDGHGLSTERSINLFLCLLEVKDQTLSREIQEFVKSDKHSEKKLSSAQCSTIAYMLQMTEEPLDELDLMKYNTSDEGSRRLIPAVSNCRKAL; from the exons ATGAGTCTCAGTGAGAAGACAGAGGAGGGATGTTCTCAGTCTCAGACATCTCCAGAACACAGCTGTGTGCATGTGAACCGTGACAGATCCATAAGTCTTTCTGCAAATTTCGAAGACGAAGCAGAGGCTATTGATCCTAT TGTGGAAAATGAAAATCAGACTGCAAACCAGCAGCAGCATTTTCACCAACCAGTCATTGATGATCTAAAGAGAGTCAAAGAACAGTACAAAACCAGCATGAAAAAAAAGTATGAGAGATTATTTGAGGGAAACAAGCTCCAAGAGAATCAGACCCTACTGAACAGGATCTACACACAGCTCTACATCATAGAGGGAGAgagtgaaggagtgaatgaagaaCATGAGGTTTTACAGATGGAGAAAACAGCCAGAacaaaacactcacaagacactCCGATCtactgcaatgacatctttaaagCCTCATCTGAACCAGGATATGAGGAGAAAGACCAAATCAAGACTGTTCTTACTAAAGGCATCGCTGGAATCGGAAAAaccgtctctgtgcagaagttcattctggactgggcCGAGGGAAAAGCCAATCCGTATGTAGATTTCATGTTTGTGCTTTCATTTCGAGAGCTGAACTTGATCCGAGATCATCAGTACAGTCTTCACAGACTTCTGCTGGACTTTCATCCTGAACTTCAAGATCTGGACTCAAAGATTTATGAGGAGTGTAAAgttgtgttcatctttgatggtctggatgaaagcAGAATCACACTGATGTTTTCAGATGATCAGAAAGTTTGTGATGTGTCTGAGTCTTCATCAGTGGGTGTGTTGATGTCAAACCTCATGAAAGGAGacctgcttccctctgctctcatctggatcacctccagaccagcagcagccaatcagatcccctccaaatacatcaaccgtctgacagaaattcagggattcaatgagcatcagaaggaggaatatttcaggaagagaatcagtgaccagcatcaagccagcagaatcatctcacacatcagaagagcaagaagcctccacatcatgtgccacatccccgtcttctgctggatctcatcCACTGTGCTTCAGAAGATCCTGAAAGAAAAGAGTGCAGAAATCCCTCAAACtctgactgaaatgtacatccacttcctgctgattcagatcaacatgaggaaccagaagtaTGAAGAGAGAGATCCAGAGAAACTCCTGCAGTCCAACAGAAAAGTGATTGTGAAACTTGCTGAAGTGGCTTTCAATCAGCTGATGAAGGGCAATGTGATgttctatgaggaggacctgaTTGACAGCGGCATAGACCTCACTGATGCCTCACTGTATTCTGGGATTTGCACAGAGATCTTTAAGGAGGAATCTCTGATTTATCAGAAGAAAGTGTACAGCTTCATTCATCCGAGCGTTCAGGAGTTTCTTGCTGCTTTCTATGTGTTTTACTTCCACATAAGCAGCAATACAGAAGCATTATTAGATTCACTCCATTGCTTATATAAAAGAGCAGTAGATAAAGCAGTAGAGAGTGAGAAAGGCCACCTGGATCTGTTCCTGCGGTTCCTGCTGGGCGTCTCACTGGAGTCCAATCAGAGACTCTTACAGGATCTACTGACACACACAGAGAACAGCTCAGAGAGCATCAGGAGAACCACACAGTACATTAAAGAGAAGATCAAAGATGGACATGGACTCTCCACTGaaagatccatcaatctgttcctctGTCTGCTGGAAGTGAAAGATCAGACTCTGTCCAGAGAGATTCAGGAGTTTGTGAAATCAGACAAACACTCAGAGAAGAAACTCTCTTCTGCTCAGTGCTCAACAATCGCCTACATGCTTCAGATGACAGAGGAGCCGCTGGATGAGCTGGACCTCATGAAATACAACACATCAGATGAAGGGAGTAGGAGATTGATACCAGCTGTGAGCAATTGCAGAAAAGCCCTGTGA